One Brevibacterium spongiae DNA segment encodes these proteins:
- a CDS encoding LysR family transcriptional regulator, with amino-acid sequence MIDIVALRTLVALDSLGSVTTAAESLGYTPAAVSHQLQKLSRLLGTPVTERIGRGIALTPIGRELSRRGAGLLADLESLETDLRARSGVPRGRITVGGFSTGIRGLLVPALPRLRDSAPELTVSNTEEEPDELLEMVTAGRIDAALVFDWNGSSLRLPSTVNSELIAVDRADIIMSQDHHLADRAELGRRDLVDEVFVSAPHNGVCHRWLKALFVDLDAEPRIDYLAYEYDTQIEFVRAMGALALVPRLGRPHLPEDVMHVPLDDPSIARTIHLVWRQSMSASPAIGLLLREMKTIAEADVPPRRSSSS; translated from the coding sequence ATGATTGATATCGTCGCACTACGCACTCTCGTCGCTTTGGATTCGCTCGGCTCGGTGACGACCGCGGCTGAGTCCCTCGGCTATACGCCGGCCGCGGTGAGCCATCAGCTGCAGAAGCTCTCGCGCCTGCTCGGAACGCCGGTGACCGAGCGGATCGGGCGGGGCATCGCCCTGACCCCGATCGGGCGCGAGCTCAGTCGACGCGGCGCAGGACTGCTCGCTGACCTCGAGAGTCTGGAGACCGACCTCCGCGCCCGGTCAGGGGTGCCGCGGGGACGGATCACGGTCGGCGGCTTCTCCACGGGAATCCGCGGACTGCTGGTGCCGGCGCTGCCGCGATTGCGCGACTCGGCTCCGGAGCTCACGGTGTCGAATACCGAGGAGGAGCCGGATGAGCTGCTCGAGATGGTCACGGCCGGGCGCATCGACGCCGCGTTGGTCTTCGATTGGAACGGCTCGTCTCTGCGCCTGCCGTCGACGGTGAATTCGGAGCTCATCGCCGTTGACCGAGCAGACATCATCATGAGCCAGGACCATCACCTGGCGGATCGAGCCGAGCTGGGGCGGCGTGACCTCGTCGACGAGGTGTTCGTCTCCGCCCCGCACAACGGCGTCTGCCATCGGTGGCTGAAGGCCCTGTTCGTCGACCTCGACGCAGAGCCGCGGATCGATTATCTGGCCTACGAGTATGACACTCAGATCGAATTCGTTCGCGCCATGGGTGCGCTCGCGCTGGTGCCCAGGTTGGGGCGTCCGCACCTGCCCGAGGATGTCATGCACGTCCCCTTGGACGATCCGTCCATCGCCCGTACCATCCACCTCGTGTGGAGGCAGTCGATGTCGGCCTCACCGGCGATCGGGCTCCTGCTCAGGGAGATGAAGACGATCGCCGAGGCGGACGTGCCGCCTCGGCGATCATCGTCTTCATGA
- a CDS encoding phosphoglyceromutase, translating into MTHNLILLRHGESEWNQKNLFTGWVDVTLTEKGRAEGQRAGELLREKGLIPDVVHTSRLKRAILTANLALEAADLSWLDVHRSWRLNERHYGALQGKNKKEIREEFGEEQFMTWRRSFDTPPPALADSSEFSQAGEARYANLGASMPRTECLADVIDRLLPYWYDVLVPELTVGKTVLVAAHGNSLRALVKHLDGISDADITGLNIPTGIPLHYELTEDFTPVTPGGTYLDPEAAAAAIGQVANQGR; encoded by the coding sequence ATGACGCATAACCTCATCCTGCTGCGCCACGGCGAGAGCGAATGGAACCAGAAGAATCTGTTCACCGGATGGGTCGACGTGACCCTGACCGAGAAGGGCCGCGCCGAAGGTCAGCGCGCCGGTGAGCTTCTGCGCGAAAAGGGACTCATCCCCGATGTCGTGCACACTTCGCGGCTCAAGCGCGCGATCCTCACCGCGAACCTCGCGCTCGAGGCCGCCGACCTCTCCTGGCTCGACGTCCACCGCAGCTGGCGACTCAACGAGCGCCACTACGGTGCGCTGCAGGGCAAGAACAAGAAGGAGATCCGCGAGGAGTTCGGCGAAGAGCAGTTCATGACCTGGCGCCGGTCCTTCGACACCCCGCCTCCGGCGCTGGCCGACAGCTCGGAATTCTCGCAGGCCGGTGAGGCGCGGTACGCGAACCTCGGCGCTTCGATGCCCCGCACCGAATGCCTCGCCGACGTCATCGACCGTCTCCTGCCCTACTGGTACGACGTCCTCGTCCCCGAACTCACCGTCGGCAAGACTGTGCTCGTCGCCGCTCACGGCAACTCGCTGCGCGCGCTGGTCAAGCACCTCGACGGAATCTCCGATGCCGATATCACCGGGCTCAACATCCCCACCGGCATCCCGCTGCACTACGAACTGACCGAGGACTTCACTCCGGTCACGCCCGGCGGCACCTACCTCGACCCCGAGGCGGCCGCAGCGGCCATCGGCCAGGTCGCCAACCAGGGGCGCTGA